A genomic stretch from Podospora pseudoanserina strain CBS 124.78 chromosome 3, whole genome shotgun sequence includes:
- a CDS encoding hypothetical protein (EggNog:ENOG503P37C): protein MDSQYHSTLFHIPFEVRDAIYSSLFSSTILSFATSVPTDDARLNKLQAPLHATALLRTCRRVNAEISKSWLSHVLFYFDDPMSLLDKLSPIPLEELSLIRYISVRGDPLLLTYPPKIQVHHNLVGVLKLLSRLQLRQLTVLGSGSDKFQYRMLDEMIKHGNGWQELRFISHDSGMLGYAYYCLDPTLCDRYQRRPQPEHWQRVMEERDGVHSYPSVSIYRGKRAGHRGAVFKPETREVMAQSHNGAPFSVDDYGTAEDPVFISESERGKELMVAVRRGQRGVDYEEKTNSPFLPGRDIRRDFPGKTWVEIRAACTKAAY from the coding sequence ATGGACTCCCAGTATCACAGTACCCTTTTTCACATCCCGTTCGAGGTTCGGGATGCTATATATTCATCTCTTTTCAGTTCTACAATACTTTCCTTTGCGACTTCAGTTCCAACCGACGATGCAAGACTCAATAAACTCCAGGCGCCATTACATGCCACCGCTCTGCTCCGCACCTGCCGAAGGGTTAATGCGGAAATCTCCAAGTCATGGCTCAGTCACGTCCTGTTTTATTTCGATGATCCGATGTCGCTGCTTGACAAGCTCTCGCCTATCCCCTTGGAAGAGCTGTCCCTCATTCGATATATCTCCGTGCGTGGGGATCCTCTGCTGCTTACCTACCCGCCAAAAATACAAGTACATCACAATCTGGTTGGTGTATTGAAGCTTCTTTCCCGACTACAGCTACGCCAGCTTACGGTTTTGGGGAGCGGTAGCGACAAGTTCCAATATCGGATGTTGGACGAGATGATCAAGCATGGGAACGGTTGGCAGGAATTACGTTTCATTAGTCACGACTCTGGGATGCTTGGGTATGCTTATTATTGCCTTGATCCGACACTTTGTGACCGGTACCAACGGCGACCACAACCAGAGCATTGGCAAAgagtgatggaggagagggacgGTGTACATTCTTACCCGTCAGTCTCAATTTATCGAGGAAAGCGGGCCGGTCATCGCGGAGCTGTCTTCAAGCCTGAAACCCGGGAGGTGATGGCGCAAAGTCACAACGGGGCACCATTTTCAGTGGATGATTACGGAACAGCGGAGGACCCAGTGTTTATCAGTGAGAGTGAACGAGGCAAGGAGCTCATGGTGGCTGTCAGAAGAGGCCAGCGAGGTGTAGACTACGAAGAAAAGACCAATAGTCCATTTCTTCCAGGTCGCGACATTCGGAGAGACTTTCCGGGCAAAACTTGGGTTGAGATCCGCGCTGCATGTACCAAGGCAGCATATTGA